One genomic region from Anopheles bellator chromosome 2, idAnoBellAS_SP24_06.2, whole genome shotgun sequence encodes:
- the LOC131210791 gene encoding cullin-3, translating into MNRVSTQKKEGKMRIRAFPMTMDEKYVESIWTLLKNAIQEIQKKNNSGLSFEELYRNAYTMVLHKHGERLYTGLKEVVTHHLETKVREEVLRSFNCNFLQTLNQCWTDHQTSMVMIRDILMYMDRVYVQQNDVDNVYNLGLIIFRDQVVRFPRIRDHMRETLLNMVMCERKGEAIDHIAIKNACQMLMVLGINQRWVYEEDFERPFLTQSAAFYKLESQKFLAENSASVYIRRVEARITEEAERAKLYLDESTESRIVEVVEDELIKKHMRTIVEMENSGVVYMLQNTKTEDLACMHKLFSRVGGGLKTIADCVSQNLRSLGRNLVKEEENGSTNPITFVQNLLDLKDRSDHFLIHSFNNDKTFKNMISSDFEHFLNLNSKSPEYLSLFIDDKLKKGCKGMSEQEIETILDKTMVLFRYLQEKDVFERYYKAHLAKRLLLNKSVSDDSEKNMISKLKTECGCQFTSKLEGMFKDMSVSNTVMDEFKNHISNDCSALEGVELSVRILTTGFWPTQSVTPNCNIPLAPRKAFETFKRFYLAKHSGRQLTLQPQLGTVYMNAEFYGVKVEKEKGDGSCSSSAPSGSSSSPPATTSGSQDAPKRHVLQLSTYQMCVLMLFNTRERMTYEDIQQETDIPSKDLIRALQSLSMGKQQQRLLVRTPKTSKEIVSTDEFYVNDAFVSKFHKVKIQTVAAKGESEPERKETRSKVDEDRKHEIEAAIVRIMKARKKMSHNLLVSDVTTQLKSRFLPSPVIIKKRIEGLIEREYLARTPEDRKIYVYLA; encoded by the exons ATGAATCGGGTATCGACACAAAAGAAGGAAGGCAAGATGAGGATCCGTGCCTTTCCG aTGACGATGGACGAAAAGTATGTGGAGTCGATATGGACCCTGCTGAAGAACGCAATACAGGAGATCCAGAAGAAGAACAACTCTGGCCTTTCTTTTGAGGAACTATACCGGAACGCCTATACGATGGTGCTGCATAAGCATGGTGAGCGGCTGTACACTGGCCTCAAAGAAGTCGTCACGCACCATCTGGAAACGAAGGTACGCGAGGAAGTGCTGCGCAGCTTCAACTGCAACTTTCTGCAGACACTCAACCAGTGCTGGACCGATCACCAGACGTCGATGGTGATGATTCGCGACATTTTGATGTACATGGACAGAGTCTACGTGCAGCAAAACGACGTGGACAATGTATACAATCTCGGATTGATCATCTTTCGCGATCAG GTTGTTCGCTTTCCACGGATTCGCGATCATATGCGCGAAACGCTGCTCAATATGGTGATGTGTGAGCGCAAGGGTGAAGCGATCGATCACATTGCGATCAAAAACGCGTGCCAgatgctgatggtgctcgGCATCAATCAGCGCTGGGTGTACGAGGAGGACTTTGAGCGTCCTTTCTTGACGCAATCGGCCGCGTTCTACAAACTCGAGTCGCAGAAGTTCCTCGCCGAAAACAGTGCCAGCGTGTACATCCGGCGGGTCGAGGCACGCATCACTGAGGAAGCGGAGCGGGCTAAACTGTACCTGGACGAGAGCACCGAGAGCCGCATCGTGGAGGTGGTCGAGGATGAGCTGATTAAAAAGCATATGCGCACGATTGTCGAAATGGAGAACTCTGGCGTGGTGTACATGTTGCAGAACACGAAAACGGAAGATCTTGCCTGCATGCACAAACTGTTTTCACGCGTTGGCGGTGGGCTGAAAACGATCGCCGACTGTGTGTCGCAAAACTTGCGATCGTTGGGCCGCAACTTGgtgaaagaggaagaaaatggaagcacGAACCCGATCACTTTCGTGCAGAATCTGCTCGATCTCAAGGATCGTTCCGATCACTTCCTAATCCACTCGTTCAACAACGACAAAACGTTCAAGAACATGATATCGTCCGACTTTGAACACTTCCTTAATCTCAACAGCAAATCGCCGGAGTATTTGTCCCTGTTTATCGACGACAAGTTGAAGAAGGGCTGTAAGGGA ATGTCGGAAcaggaaattgaaacaatattgGACAAAACGATGGTATTATTCAGATATTTGCAAGAGAAGGATGTGTTCGAGCGTTACTACAAGGCACATCTTGCGAAGCGGCTGCTCCTGAACAAATCGGTCAGCGACGACTCTGAGAAGAACATGATATCAAAATTAAAG ACTGAATGTGGTTGTCAATTTACCTCAAAATTGGAAGGAATGTTCAAGGACATGTCCGTCTCGAACACAGTCAtggatgagtttaaaaatcACATCAGCAATGACTGCTCCGCCCTTGAGGGTGTCGAACTGTCCGTGCGGATTTTAACAACCGGCTTCTGGCCAACGCAG TCGGTTACGCCGAACTGCAACATCCCGCTAGCACCACGCAAAGCCTTCGAAACGTTTAAGCGATTCTATCTGGCCAAGCATTCAGGTCGACAGCTTACGCTACAGCCACAGCTGG GTACGGTTTATATGAATGCCGAGTTTTACGGCGTTAAGGTGGAGAAGGAGAAGGGCGACGGAAGTTGTAGTAGTTCCGCACCATCGGGCAGTAGTAGCAGTCCACCAGCCACGACATCCGGATCGCAGGATGCACCCAAACGGCACGTGCTTCAGCTATCAACGTATCAG ATGTGTGTGCTGATGTTGTTCAACACCCGCGAAAGGATGACATACGAAGACATCCAGCAGGAAACGGACATCCCTAGTAAAGATCTTATCCGCGCTCTGCAGTCACTGTCGATgggcaagcagcagcaacggctactcgtacgaacaccgaaaacatcgaaGGAAATCGTCTCTACCGACGAATTTTACGTGAACGATGCATTCGTTTCGAAATTCCACAA GGTAAAAATTCAAACGGTCGCCGCCAAGGGAgaatcggaaccggagcgTAAAGAGACGCGAAGCAAGGTCGACGAGGACCGAAAACATGAAATAGAAGCCGCCATAGTGCGCATAATGAAAGCTCGAAAGAAGATGTCT CATAACCTTCTTGTGTCCGATGTTACGACACAGCTGAAGAGTCGATTCCTGCCGTCACCGGTGATTATCAAAAAGAGAATAGAAGGCCTGATCGAGCGCGAATATCTCGCCCGCACTCCGGAAGATAGAAAAATCTACGTGTATTTAGCTTAA
- the LOC131210182 gene encoding transforming growth factor beta regulator 1 gives MAMESTSASEPPPMTEDDIQENYRRKYRRMKRMIKDLVFENAALCDHISQVQEKISQRNEERRYLLKKLLDHENELETQLGRPCSKLNELIANSLPPKRQYKKREKNPTNGATPGTTAVGTESDKRAGETTENGTSASKPSVSKEGNKTETSNGLKPGGKRGPAVTGSGKGAKRGRPAGQRNKKNRTEPNITDLSRTTTGGGHPSYPVVVGGFTIQNLGEIAPDRSAYHSECTIYPIGYCVTRPYGHYKDPAKRCIYTCRVLDGGERPRFEIMPDGADADGVITGASTDSCHALLLQRINATLNIRTIDSRPSGDWFFGLAHPTISSLIQSFPSSKQCANYRGVKKENFTNMDKENDPTLNYEALLRHITISTYHTVPEIKEEPPDELFDHSEGNSYRLSV, from the exons ATGGCAATGGAAAGTACCAGCGCTTCCGAACCCCCACCGATGACGGAAGATGATATTCAGGAGAACTACCGTCGTAAATACCGCCGAATGAAGCGGATGATAAAAGATCTCGTGTTT GAAAATGCCGCCCTTTGCGATCACATTTCGCAGGTACAGGAAAAGATCAGTCAGCGAAACGAGGAACGAAGGTAtctgctgaagaagctgctCGATCACGAGAACGAACTGGAAACTCAGCTCGGTCGACCATGCAGCAAGCTGAACGAGTTGATCGCCAACAGTTTGCCGCCTAAGAGACAGTACAAGAAGCGTGAAAAAAATCCTACCAATGGTGCCACTCCCGGCACTACCGCGGTTGGTACGGAATCTGACAAACGAGCTGGTGAGACGACCGAAAATGGAACGTCCGCTAGCAAACCTAGCGTATCCAAGGAAggcaataaaacggaaacTAGCAATGGCCTTAAACCGGGTGGGAAACGTGGCCCCGCAGTTACCGGTAGTGGGAAGGGAGCAAAAAGAGGGCGTCCGGCTGGACagcgaaataagaaaaaccgaaccgaaccaaacatTACGGACCTCAGTCGGACGACCACAGGTGGTGGACACCCCTCgtacccggtggtggtcgggggTTTCACGATACAGAACCTCGGAGAGATTGCGCCCGATCGGTCAGCGTACCATAGCGAGTGTACGATCTACCCTATCGGATACTGCGTCACACGACCGTACGGTCACTACAAGGACCCAGCGAAACGGTGCATTTACACGTGTCGCGTGCTGGACGGTGGCGAAAGGCCACGCTTCGAGATTATGCCGGACGGGGCTGACGCGGACGGTGTAATTACGGGAGCGTCTACCGATAGCTGTCATGCGCTTCTCTTGCAGCGAATTAACGCCACCCTCAATATACGTACAATCGATTCACGACCCTCGGGcgattggttcttcggtttgGCGCACCCGACCATCTCGAGCCTGATACAGAGTTTCCCGAGCTCCAAGCAGTGCGCCAACTATCGAGGCGTCAAGAAGGAAAACTTCACCAACATGGATAAGGAGAACGATCCGACGCTCAACTATGAGGCGCTGCTGCGCCACATCACGATCTCTACCTACCATACGGTGCCGGAGATCAAGGAGGAACCGCCCGACGAGTTGTTCGACCATTCCGAGGGTAACTCCTACCGTTTGTCGGTTTGa
- the LOC131210543 gene encoding trafficking protein particle complex subunit 4 encodes MVIYGVYIVNKSGGLIFNLDHNLPKIETEKTFSYPLDINLDYEGKKVSVAFGQRDGINVGHILISVNGVHVNGTTLEDGRDAREVIEKKDNYPLTLKFSRPKMTTNEKIFLASMFYPLFAIASQLSPEPKSSGIEVLEADTFRLHCFQTLTGVKFMIVAENLQPGIDVLLRRIYELYADYVLKNPFYSLEMPIRCELFDTNLQALLDQVEKGGVASL; translated from the exons ATGGTTATCTACGGGGTTTATATTGTGAACAAGTCCGGCGGGTTGATATTCAACTTGGATCACAATCTGCCGAAAATAGAGACGGAGAAAACGTTTAGCTATCCGCTGGATATCAATCTGGACTACGAGGGTAAAAAGGTGTCGGTAGCTTTCGGTCAGCGTGATGGAATTAACG TTGGCCATATACTGATCAGTGTGAATGGTGTGCACGTAAACGGGACGACGCTAGAGGACGGTCGTGACGCGAGGGAGGTgatcgaaaaaaaggacaactaCCCGCTGACGCTAAAGTTCAGCCGACCAAAGATGACGACGAATGAGAAAATCTTTCTGGCCAGCATGTTCTACCCGCTGTTCGCCATTGCCAGCCAGTTGAGCCCAGAACCGAAGAGTAGCGGTATAGAGGTTTTGGAGGCCGACACATTCCGCTTGCATTGCTTTCAGACGCTCACCGGAGTGAAGTTTATGATTGTCGCGGAAAACCTCCAGCCCGGAATCGATGTGCTGCTCCGACGAATCTACGAACTGTACGCAGACTACGTCCTCAAGAACCCATTCTATTCCCTCGAAATGCCCATTCGCTGTGAACTGTTTGATACGAACTTGCAAGCGCTGCTCGATCAAGTGGAAAAGGGCGGTGTTGCTAGCCTCTAG
- the LOC131207949 gene encoding uncharacterized protein LOC131207949, translating into MDAKGGRPDQSPIPAERSPEILVQSRSPRSSLVDDEGVLPQQLADSSLNHQLLEQLNGQFEKQLQLVANERMDDDGLKLSVYVDWVASLRTINTELVESLREMQDTCLERMQLMRANYLKDLVRFGPDIRLKQLPPVGGDSDDRPAGDRTVSLELSSNYPIVPTTDGMLLGELEVKSRELEELRKKLADQRQLTDDRGLMVEQLRNLAKERDKQLDDKCKEMDILQHQISLLNAQLVKAKMSAAALTDNKSLISEITDHHDKITQLKQKLKEQEDKLRQANIAIQYRDGIISHQRHEIKMLNEQTTLWAAATDTSLKHCNSSDSEGLVLQPVECSSSGYHSIRSGGNGSTIARTSSNQFFDTIQKQSETESEYVAMLKQELFDMRQQLHEYKRSHSATCNAELCALESFVKDRDTSKALLRLRNTCEELLQSTEKFCIAETAPGEAAASGNELRFVDDEELIEALRDRCEVLCRKLAENGAGGGVDQDEGIGSATTSRLGNVLEDQHAQTVCRERHCAEVVVGAMMIPSKRVLGKETVNSASESLSSFSLGPDEGCAMQALIDDLKKEIESKDLVLRDRHVELERTAEKLASRDRQLQLCRAKQESLGSQTMALQNRIEDLEQSVDDQCRIVTMLKAENSKLIQQAEDLKETLQQYRDNLQKTSEEKVAVEDECKNQLVTISNLRVALEETKRSGSSSVNVLHELVENLQLEVMLLSEQLNASFKENIAKDNELDNYRDSNLQLRCQLAEMSRELGDLKDMADAVEIRHELTDQKSVCFALLKNDVKQMQDQMNSVRCEIVSRQQDLGHLSFFREKCAEMERIHEVELSQQRSKHSNELKDLRREIEQLSNQLATSMDSSKHHEQTVQELATLQATILELGEHNEVLQKTIQSYQDSIVQLEQQFGASDHQLSGAKLELEELRSRCNEQENKIGSLKADKDRLISELATQRRMCKCGFNNGSGSRERAKTPLSHSLQKQLDAKTREASRAQEELLQRCEEWKKREAEYVAQRVQATEQATRLIEQLSELKGRNSILEQSIFTKCELLDRLQHNLRDVNRKLAMKLDLLTEVDTKNANLADALEKARKDALMCEKRCMEELSNVRRSSMDQKNQLQQYESQNGRLRTEVDALREKCEHIANEREVLKDETQELRERLATFEGKESALCEVVKSNQNELAIKSSRLLELEETNRKLSQNYQQVQSFSADLNKQCQRAQLELEQMKECTSKLLEFKQQTLNTKDITRKSIAEWKDREARYNQEILRLKKRTEMLEQDRTKLVTKLQGYHRDNTILSRRMHQTQQQPSRQHSPYDENRRSNNLTPLHQTFYPPEAYRLARSSSDPNCNEPNDLLQKVEFTCSQLQQIRKFWHQGIKEAFPAEP; encoded by the exons ATGGACGCAAAGGGTGGACGACCGGATCAGTCACCGATTCCAGCGGAAAGATCTCCCGAAATTTTAGTTCAAAGTCGATCCCCACGCTCATCACTGGTGGACGATGAAGGAGTCCTTCCGCAGCAACTGGCCGACTCGTCGTTAAATCACCAGTTGCTGGAACAGTTAAATGGTCAGTTCGAAAAACAGCTCCAGTTGGTCGCAAACGAACGgatggacgacgacgggctcAAG CTCTCCGTGTATGTAGATTGGGTGGCCAGTTTGCGTACGATCAACACCGAGCTAGTCGAGTCGTTGCGGGAGATGCAAGACACCTGCCTTGAGCGAATGCAGCTGATGCGTGCCAACTATCTCAAGGATTTGGTCCGCTTCGGACCAGACATTCGGCTCAAACAGCtgcccccggtcggtggggAT AGCgacgatcggccggccggtgatcgAACGGTATCGCTCGAGCTTTCCTCAAATTATCCGATCGTTCCGACCACGGATGGTATGCTGCTGGGGGAGTTGGAAGTTAAATCACG CGAACTGGAAGAGCTGCGCAAGAAACTAGCTGACCAACGCCAACTTACGGACGACCGGGGTTTGATGGTAGAACAGCTACGAAACTTGGCCAAAGAGAGGGACAAGCAACTGGACGACAAGTGCAAGGAGATGGACATACTGCAGCATCAGATCAGCTTACTGAACGCTCAGCTCGTGAAGGCAAAAATG tcggcggcggccttGACCGATAACAAGAGTCTCATTTCGGAGATCACTGATCACCACGATAAGATCACGCAGCTGAAGCAGAAGTTGAAGGAGCAGGAGGATAAACTGCGTCAGGCCAATATTGCGATTCAGTATCGGGACGGAATAATCTCACATCAACGCCATGAGATCAAAATGCTGAATGAG CAAACAACGTTATGGGCTGCCGCAACAGATACATCATTGAAACACTGCAACTCGTCCGACTCAGAAGGTCTCGTCCTACAGCCGGTCGAGTGTTCGTCCTCTGGCTACCAttccatccggtccggtggtaaCGGGTCAACGATCGCGAGAACCTCATCGAACCAGTTTTTTGACACGATACAGAAGCAAAGtgaaacggaatcggaataCGTGGCCATGCTGAAGCAGGAACTGTTCGACATGCGGCAACAGCTTCATGAGTACAAACGATCGCACAGTGCTACTTGCAATGCGGAGCTGTGTGCTTTAGAATCGTTCGTCAAGGATCGCGACACCAGCAAGGCTTTGCTACGTTTGCGAAACACGTGTGAGGAGTTACTGCAAAGTacggaaaagttttgcatcGCTGAAACCGCGCCAGGCGAAGCTGCCGCCAGCGGAAACGAATTACGGTTCGTGGATGATGAAGAACTGATTGAGGCGCTGCGTGATCGCTGTGAAGTGTTGTGCCGAAAATTAGCGgaaaacggtgccggtggtggtgttgatcAGGACGAAGGCATTGGCAGTGCGACCACATCCCGGTTGGGAAACGTTTTGGAGGATCAGCACGCACAAACAGTTTGCCGCGAACGTCATTGTGCGGAAGTTGTCGTCGGGGCAATGATGATTCCGTCCAAGCGTGTG TTGGGCAAGGAAACCGTCAACAGTGCCAGTGAATCGTTGAGCTCGTTCTCGCTTGGACCGGATGAAGGATGTGCGATGCAAGCGCTGATCGACGATCTGAAgaaagaaattgaatcgaaGGACTTGGTGTTGCGCGATCGGCATGTGGAACTGGAGCGGACAGCAGAGAAGTTGGCCAGCCGCGACAGACAGTTGCAGCTGTGCCGGGCGAAGCAGGAATCGCTCGGCAGCCAAACGATGGCTCTACAAAACCGG ATCGAAGATTTGGAGCAATCGGTGGACGATCAATGTCGGATTGTTACAATGTTGAAGGCCGAAAATTCCAAACTCATACAGCAAGCAGAGGATCTGAAGGAAACG CTGCAGCAGTATCGAGATAATTTACAGAAAACCAGCGAGGAGAAGGTCGCTGTCGAGGACGAG TGCAAAAACCAGCTCGTCACGATATCTAATCTGCGCGTTGCGTtagaagaaacgaaacgcaGTGGTAGCTCATCT GTAAATGTACTGCACGAGCTAGTGGAAAATTTACAGCTCGAGGTGATGCTTCTCAGTGAGCAGCTAAACGCATCCTTCAAAGAG AATATCGCCAAAGACAACGAGCTAGACAACTACCGTGACTCCAATCTTCAGCTTCGGTGTCAGCTGGCCGAGATGAGCCGAGAGTTGGGAGACCTGAAGGATATGGCCGATGCGGTTGAAATTCGCCACGAG TTGACTGACCAAAAATCTGTCTGCTTTGCGCTGCTGAAGAATGATGTTAAACAAATGCAGGACCAGATGAACAGTGTCCGGTGCGAAATCGTTTCGAGGCAACAGGATCTGGGACATTTGAGCTTTTTCCGTGAGAAGTGTGCCGAAATG GAACGTATTCATGAAGTGGAGCTAAGCCAGCAGCGTAGCAAACATTCCAACGAACTGAAAGACCTGCGGCGCGAAATCGAGCAATTGAGCAACCAGTTGGCCACTTCGATGGACTCG AGCAAACATCACGAACAAACGGTACAAGAGCTGGCCACTCTGCAGGCAACAATCTTAGAGCTGGGCGAACATAACGAGGTGCTGCAGAAGACGATACAGTCCTACCAGGACAGCATCGTTCAGCTCGAGCAACAGTTCGGCGCCTCCGACCATCAGTTATCGGGAGCCAAACTGGAGTTGGAAGAGCTACGATCGCGCTGTAATGagcaggaaaacaaaattggcaGTTTAAAGGCGGACAAGGACCGTCTGATCAGCGAGCTGGCGACGCAAAGGAGAATGTGCAAGTGTGGCTTCAATAACGGATCCGGTTCTCGCGAAAGG GCTAAAACACCTCTGTCGCACTCGCTGCAGAAGCAGTTGGATGCGAAGACGAGAGAAGCATCGCGTGCACAGGAGGAGCTTCTTCAACGCTGCGAAGAGTGGAAAAAGCGCGAAGCGGAATACGTAGCCCAGCGGGTGCAGGCCACGGAGCAAGCAACCAGATTGATCGAACAGCTGAGCGAACTGAAAGGCCGGAACAGCATCCTAGAGCAATCGATCTTTACCAAGTGTGAGCTACTGGACCGCTTGCAGCATAATCTGCGGGACGTAAATCGGAAGCTCGCAATGAAGCTGGATCTGTTGACGGAGGTGGATACGAAGAATGCAAA TCTAGCGGATGCGCTGGAAAAAGCACGGAAAGATGCGCTGATGTGCGAGAAACGTTGCATGGAAGAGCTAAGTAACGTACGGCGTAGTTCGATGGACCAGAAGAACCAACTCCAGCAATACGAGTCTCAGAATGGTCGATTGCGGACGGAAGTTGACGCGTTGAGAGAGAAGTGTGAACACATTGCGAATGAG CGTGAGGTATTGAAGGACGAAACGCAGGAACTGCGGGAACGATTGGCAACGTTCGAAGGTAAAGAAAGCGCTCTTTGTGAGGTAgtgaaatcgaaccaaaatgAGCTTGCCATCAAATCATCACGGCTGCTG GAATTGGAGGAAACGAACCGCAAGCTAAGCCAAAACTATCAGCAGGTGCAGAGCTTTAGTGCAGATCTGAACAAACAGTGCCAGCGGGCACAGTTGGAACTGGAGCAGATGAAGGAATGTACGTCGAAGTTACTAGAGTTTAAACAACAAACCCTTAACACGAAGGACATCACCCGCAAAAGTATAGCAGAGTGGAAGGATCGCGAAGCCCGGTACAATCAGGAAATATTGCGACTGAAGAAACGCACCGAAATGCTCGAACAGGATCGGACAAAACTGGTTACCAAGCTGCAAGGATACCATCGCGATAATACGATTCTCAGCAGAAGAATGCATCAGACGCAACAGCAGCCCTCGCGTCAACATTCGCCCTACGACGAGAATCGGAG aaGCAATAACCTTACACCGCTGCACCAGACCTTTTACCCACCGGAAGCGTACAGATTGGCGCGATCGAGCAGTGATCCCAACTGTAACGAG cCGAACGATTTGCTGCAGAAAGTGGAATTCACTTGCAGCCAGCTGCAACAAATCAGGAAGTTCTGGCACCAAGGTATCAAAGAGGCGTTTCCAGCGGAACCGTAG
- the LOC131209346 gene encoding etoposide-induced protein 2.4 homolog, producing MESIYRIGSAVFGGMFDSIRGITAVFYLDREANRKIGQPRPTKESLSSQPSPGSSVAPKRTEESKVLKRVFQCSMLNGGIFMLSILIFEYVVLPGLHFFLWYLFRSSTTLTTVWGWMQPSLSLLFNSFWVAPLFLLSKIVNSLWFQDIADSAYKFRKGRPQLIPSISKLIADMLINFLIQILFLLQSTLVKYLPVPVPFVCRAIYMVHMSLLCALYSFEYKWFNMGWELHKRLTYIEQNWPYFLGFGLPLAVLSEIPNSFIISGCVFSVLFPLFIISANEATPKVDICETPLKLFSIVVALTNALFRGRTKSGKAALSQPLPPSASAGNIRGLTPPLASSTPSFGFQSSAFMQQQQQHRSHRHHHRHQHQRNPSPSPSAVSSFASSASVLTAQQSVLSRPLRR from the exons ATGGAATCGATATAC AGAATAGGATCCGCGGTGTTCGGTGGAATGTTCGACAGCATCCGAGGCATTACGGCCGTGTTTTATCTCGATAGGGAGGCAAACCGAAAGATTGGGCAGCCACGCCCCACCAAGGAGAGCCTATCCTCACAACCGTCTCCCGGTAGCTCTGTGGCGCCGAAACGCACCGA AGAATCGAAGGTGCTAAAGCGAGTGTTCCAGTGTTCGATGTTGAACGGTGGCATCTTTATGCTAAGCATCCTGATCTTCGAGTATGTCGTACTCCCAGGACTCCACTTCTTTCTGTGGTATCTGTTCCGTAGCTCGACCACGCTGACGACTGTCTGGGGCTGGATGCAACCCTCTTTGTCGCTGCTCTTCAATTCGTTCTGGGTAGCGCCGCTCTTTTTGCTCAGCAAAATCGTCAACAGCCTCTGGTTCCAGGACATTGCCGACTCGGCGTACAAATTTCGCAAGGGTCGCCCGCAGCTGATACCGAGCATAAGCAAACTCATTGCCGACATGCTCATTAACTTTCTGATACAGATACTATTTCTGCTGCAGAGCACACTCGTAAAGTACCTCCCGGTGCCAGTCCCGTTCGTGTGCCGTGCGATCTACATGGTTCACATGAGTCTGCTTTGCGCACTGTACTCCTTCGAGTACAAGTGGTTCAACATGGGCTGGGAACTGCACAAACGACTGACTTACATCGAACAAAACTGGCCGTATTTCCTTGGATTCGGACTACCGTTGGCCGTGCTTTCAGAAATACCCAACTCCTTCATCATCAGTGGTTGCGTGTTTTCGGTTCTCTTTCCTTTGTTTATTATCAGTGCGAATGAGGCAACACCGAAGGTGGACATTTG CGAAACGCCGCTGAAACTGTTCTCGATCGTCGTGGCACTCACCAACGCCCTGTTTCGGGGGCGAACAAAGTCCGGAAAGGCCGCTCTCTCACAGCCCCTCCCGCCGAGCGCCAGTGCGGGAAACATTCGGGGACTTACGCCCCCGCTCGCCTCGTCCACACCTTCGTTCGGCTTTCAGTCCTCAGCTTTcatgcaacagcagcaacaacaccggTCGCATCGacaccatcaccggcaccagcatcaGCGAAATCCGTCTCcatcgccgtcggccgtcTCGTCATTCGCGTCCTCAGCCTCCGTCTTGACTGCGCAACAATCCGTGCTAAGCAGGCCTCTTCGGCGGTAG